One genomic window of Nerophis lumbriciformis linkage group LG29, RoL_Nlum_v2.1, whole genome shotgun sequence includes the following:
- the alpk3a gene encoding alpha-protein kinase 3, whose amino-acid sequence MTSRRPMTRSFSANGRTSSFSEEDSSSSNGRPETRNNYLSNVRPENRSTLCTVMAQLTEDIQPSFETTLKSKAVSENCNAKFTCVVTGYPVPELKWYKDDMEMDRYCGLPKYEIRKNGKIHTLHIYNCTLDDAAIYQVSASNSKGIVSCSGVLEVGTMSEFKIHQRFFAKLKQKAEKKKKDLEEHPKKEDKKNIQREEPLVNPEPPPRKRPVPPPEPVQATKVELGAAREVNGVNSSDVKETARVAHLDNSLEKDIPASEELLAKKKLKITNGVDAGVNTTTNGSGSRVQMMGNGGENHYDGGIGLAQFLSETLQTQEDEESQTTPQVEQPQEMDVLITNTSKEKEERERIQTEKDEHEMTKEKEYFIEREKEKEERLQEGSQPVEQPKHHRKAHKDHDHHNIQETFSSMLHTVKDFFFGKGKRDSFEHIENKEKDHDQLPNSIQPKSLQSQASPSYRLHRKPQPEVEKPPTDQVVPKLKELSECADIDQQSQKLMTAHEHEVVQSSALELPTKSTKEPTRRTIKVADEPVENVKVSLEEEIRVPGEDPPLSGLHVSTEEKTSVPGVTPRKHRENMKTPHKEDQTEIQTQYHLKVAEQNTKVVSRVDMVLSPKQEPDSLIASLQPHHPSAREEFTFGKELHVFPQSQTSFDKSFPPKSNLLEVSQAPSPRVILAMEGSDLIPTELLQGGGTHVDEMDKEGGPVKDVDDPPKKLRVKEKTEVKSNELPCSDIKRPQVTELMLCLLKETIETMENQTPYQTLSPFSDTETSNSQREKVENTSVTQETNVGFPRTAAPEMGDLKMRPESTQPLVDESKAERSHRLLQSSESGFGKSETGGENNDKITDAILKDVENSANIRKKQELVGELNEVKDKGTEMETDRKPPAEANNVDEEPKIFKVAQNKLDETSVVEKNKVHENHEKPQSPPERVALASLCIENTTDFKEPVSNVCLNEYFAIPKIEIIKPEVKKFTLPLTVLALNKIESEPGILEKHIKPQAIAGNVVDSSLPKQKVVRGDDNPPPMNKADKLEQLEIQPEIAEPEQTSIKAIEQLPQVNLRSIPQINVSCSDDKENHTFINTCVSDSLPTFERPTVPLVVVPPISVTCHENESELKKPSHSEWIETETSVSMRGTGSDMAAKSEKPRENMAEQSFTETTSSMPNEAVGPRVNDKGLPISRNTEDNISPEILKAKPLKEGRIENSMTFEDFFKSRTSVERLTHKPPTHPSLSPGSIRKFMTKAAQDLEIDAGTGVPVITVDDRQNDRTDEDLSGGSTPTSSTPTSSLSCESSPRLKRRDSLSLIRSATPEELASGARRKIFIPKPKEDADIAPGGLEAQNKKETPYMSPSQARRAALLQAPVGQNTPPMERRSPLMSRKKATLEVPKVVEEPPKDEPVKAVKEEKVAEKKYDPLKAPQVIRKIRGEPFPDASGHLKLWCQFFNVIADSTIKWLRDEEEILEVKRSAGDETQVALAIVLASSHDCGVYGCTINNEYGTDTTDFLLSVDILSDILLREDLEVGEEIEMMPLMFTKGLANSGNWGDKYFGRIMTEMANIGDGCGHKASRVKVIYGLNPVFESGSTCIIKVQNPIAYGTKQECNLTDRNMEITKQECKIQNMIREYCKIFAAEARAIENFGSSLEVIPRYLMYRPANSVPYCTVEVDLKGVFLRYCMTDPKGRPIAQTVSEMEQKCCSLQHWIHQWTHGNLLITRMEGVENQITNVRVVTKTKGYQGLTDGSSPDVFEHFLTVHQCNYYCGLLGLRPLKTADSLQQSAKTKSSRSPLLNRKLTPGSGSPQLQRKGLSPQTARKANSSPKVPRKMEGSEVKIVETTDVLEMR is encoded by the exons GTTATCCGGTCCCTGAACTAAAATGGTATAAGGATGATATGGAAATGGACCGTTACTGTGGACTTCCAAAGTATGAGATCCgcaaaaatggaaaaattcaCACTCTTCATATTTACAA CTGCACACTGGATGATGCAGCTATCTACCAGGTCTCAGCTAGCAATAGCAAAGGCATTGTCTCCTGTTCTGGGGTTTTGGAGGTCGGCACCATGAGTGAGTTCAAGATTCACCAGAGGTTCTTTGCCAAGTTGAAGCAGAAAgcggaaaagaagaaaaaagacttGGAAGAGCACCCCAAGAAGGAGGACAAGAAAAATATTCAGAGAGAGGAACCATTAGTTAATCCGGAGCCTCCTCCAAGGAAACGCCCTGTTCCACCACCGGAGCCGGTCCAAGCAACCAAGGTGGAGCTCGGGGCTGCCAGAGAGGTCAATGGAGTTAACTCTTCTGACGTCAAAGAAACAGCCCGTGTGGCACATTTGGACAATAGTCTGGAGAAGGACATACCGGCCTCCGAGGAACTCTTGGCTAAAAAGAAACTAAAGATCACCAACGGTGTCGATGCTGGTGTTAATACAACCACAAACGGCAGCGGGAGCAGAGTCCAGATGATGGGGAACGGAGGTGAAAACCACTATGACGGAGGAATTGGCTTGGCACAGTTTCTGTCAGAGACACTCCAAACCCAGGAAGATGAAGAGAGCCAAACCACCCCACAAGTAGAACAACCACAAGAGATGGACGTATTAATCACAAATACTAGTAAAGAGAAAGAAGAACGTGAAAGAATACAGACAGAAAAGGATGAGCATGAAatgacaaaagaaaaagaatatTTTATAGAAAGGGAGAAAGAGAAGGAGGAACGGTTGCAGGAAGGGTCCCAACCGGTAGAGCAGCCAAAACATCACAGAAAAGCTCACAAGGATCACGACCATCATAACATCCAGGAAACCTTCTCGTCCATGCTGCACACTGTCAAAGACTTCTTCTTTGGAAAGGGCAAAAGGGACTCTTTTGAACACATTGAAAACAAAGAGAAAGATCATGACCAGCTCCCAAACTCAATCCAGCCTAAATCTCTACAATCACAAGCATCGCCTTCATATCGGCTGCACAGGAAGCCTCAGCCAGAGGTGGAAAAACCTCCTACGGATCAAGTTGTACCTAAGCTAAAGGAACTTTCAGAGTGCGCAGATATAGACCAACAGTCGCAAAAGCTCATGACTGCTCATGAACATGAGGTTGTACAATCATCAGCTCTTGAATTACCGACCAAGAGCACAAAGGAGCCTACAAGACGGACTATCAAGGTGGCTGATGAACCGGTTGAGAACGTGAAGGTATCATTAGAGGAAGAGATCAGAGTACCAGGTGAAGACCCGCCATTGTCCGGCCTTCATGTTTCCACTGAG GAGAAGACCAGCGTACCTGGCGTAACCCCACGCAAGCACAGGgagaacatgaaaactccacacaAAGAGGACCAAACTGAGATTCAAACCCAGTACCACTTGAAG GTTGCAGAGCAAAACACGAAAGTGGTTTCAAGGGTGGATATGGTTCTCTCACCCAAACAAGAGCCAGATTCTCTCATAGCTTCACTGCAGCCTCATCACCCCAGTGCAAGAGAAGAGTTTACATTTGGCAAAGAACTGCATGTCTTTCCGCAGAGCCAAACCTCTTTTGACAAAAGTTTCCCTCCAAAATCCAACCTTTTAGAAGTTAGTCAGGCTCCCTCTCCCAGAGTTATTTTAGCTATGGAGGGTAGTGACCTGATTCCCACAGAGCTTTTGCAGGGAGGAGGGACACATGTTGATGAGATGGACAAAGAAGGTGGACCAGTCAAAGACGTAGACGACCCTCCTAAGAAATTGCGTGTGAAAGAGAAAACTGAAGTGAAATCAAACGAACTGCCCTGCTCAGATATAAAGAGACCTCAGGTGACTGAATTAATGCTGTGTTTGCTGAAAGAGACAATTGAGACAATGGAAAACCAAACACCTTATCAGACACTTTCCCCTTTCTCTGATACGGAGACAAGCAATTCACAGAGAGAGAAGGTTGAGAATACTTCAGTGACGCAGGAAACTAATGTAGGGTTTCCCCGTACTGCCGCCCCAGAGATGGGTGACCTAAAAATGCGGCCTGAGAGTACTCAGCCTCTAGTGGATGAAAGCAAAGCAGAGCGAAGCCACAGACTACTTCAAAGTTCAGAGTCAGGTTTTGGTAAGAGTGAGACAGGAGGCgaaaataatgataaaataacTGATGCTATACTAAAAGATGTAGAGAATTCAGCCAACATTCGGAAAAAACAAGAGCTTGTCGGAGAACTTAATGAAGTAAAGGATAAGGGTACAGAAATGGAGACTGACAGGAAACCACCAGCAGAAGCCAACAATGTGGATGAAGAGCCAAAGATCTTCAAAGTGGCACAAAACAAACTAGATGAAACTAGTGTTGTGGAGAAAAATAAGGTGCATGAAAACCATGAGAAACCGCAAAGTCCCCCAGAAAGAGTTGCACTTGCATCTTTGTGTATTGAGAACACAACAGATTTCAAAGAACCTGTGTCAAATGTATGCTTAAATGAATACTTTGCTATCCCAAAGATTGAAATTATAAAACCTGAAGTTAAAAAATTCACTCTTCCACTGACTGTATTAGCGCTCAACAAGATAGAATCAGAGCCAGGTATTTTAGAAAAACACATAAAACCGCAAGCAATAGCTGGTAATGTTGTTGATTCCTCGTTGCCCAAGCAGAAAGTTGTGCGTGGTGATGATAACCCTCCACCCATGAATAAAGCGGACAAACTTGAACAATTGGAAATCCAACCAGAAATAGCTGAGCCAGAACAGACAAGCATAAAAGCTATTGAGCAACTCCCCCAAGTGAACCTCAGATCCATTCCCCAAATAAATGTTTCATGCAGCGACGATAAGGAGAATCATACATTCATAAACACCTGTGTTTCGGATTCCCTACCAACCTTTGAAAGGCCAACTGTGCCATTAGTTGTGGTGCCGCCAATTTCTGTCACTTGTCACGAGAATGAGAGTGAACTAAAGAAGCCCAGTCACAGTGAGTGGATAGAAACTGAAACCTCAGTGTCAATGCGTGGTACCGGTAGCGACATGGCAGCCAAGTCAGAAAAACCTCGAGAAAACATGGCAGAACAGAGTTTCACTGAGACCACTTCCTCTATGCCAAATGAAGCTGTGGGACCGCGGGTGAATGACAAAGGACTGCCAATCAGTAGAAATACAGAGGACAATATTTCCCCTGAAATACTCAAAGCAAAACCCTTAAAAGAGGGTAGGATTGAGAATTCTATGACTTTCGAAGACTTCTTCAAAAGCAGGACCTCTGTAGAAAGACTCACACACAAACCCCCAACTCACCCATCATTGAGCCCCGGCAGTATTCGCAAATTTATGACCAAGGCAGCTCAAGATCTGGAAATTGATGCCGGGACAGGAGTCCCTGTCATCACAGTGGATGACCGCCAGAATGATAGGACGGACGAGGATCTAAGTGGCGGATCGACACCCACGTCATCAACACCGACCTCATCGCTGTCCTGTGAAAGCAGCCCAAGGCTTAAACGAAGGGACAGTCTATCACTCATACGCTCTGCCACGCCCGAAGAGTTGGCCTCGGGAGCCCGCCGCAAGATCTTCATCCCCAAACCTAAAGAGGATGCAGACATAGCTCCTGGAGGGCTGGAAGCGCAAAACAAGAAGGAGACCCCTTACATGTCCCCCAGCCAGGCTCGCAGAGCAGCATTGCTCCAAGCCCCTGTTGGACAAAATACCCCACCAATGGAGAGGCGCTCTCCGCTGATGAGTCGCAAGAAGGCCACACTGGAGGTACCAAAGGTTGTAGAAGAGCCGCCGAAAGATGAGCCGGTGAAGGCAGTAAAGGAAGAGAAAGTTGCTGAAAAGAAGTACGACCCTCTGAAAG CGCCACAGGTCATCCGTAAGATCAGAGGGGAGCCTTTCCCAGATGCCTCTGGACACCTGAAGCTTTGGTGCCAGTTTTTCAACGTCATTGCCGACTCCACCATTAAATGGCTCAGGGATGAAGAGGAAATTCTGGAGGTCAAACGAAG TGCAGGGGATGAAACCCAGGTAGCCCTGGCTATTGTCCTGGCCTCAAGCCACGACTGCGGCGTGTACGGCTGCACTATAAACAATGAGTATGGCACAGACACCACCGACTTCCTTCTCAGCGTAGATA TTCTGTCTGATATACTTCTCAGAGAGGATTTGGAAG TTGGAGAAGAGATAGAGATGATGCCGCTGATGTTCACCAAAGGTCTCGCCAACTCGGGCAACTGGGGTGATAAGTACTTTGGTCGCATCATGACCGAAATGGCGAACATTGGCGACGGTTGCGGCCATAAAGCCAGCAGAGTAAAGGTCATCTACGGTCTCAATCCCGTCTTTGAGTCTGGAAGCACGTGTATCATTAAGGTTCAAAACCCCATCGCCTACGGGACCAAGCAGGAGTGCAACCTTACGGACAGAAACATGGAGATTACAAAACAA GAATGCAAAATCCAGAACATGATCCGAGAATATTGTAAGATCTTTGCAGCTGAAGCGAGAGCGATTGAAAATTTTGGCTCTTCCCTCGA AGTGATTCCTCGGTACCTGATGTACCGCCCCGCAAACTCAGTGCCGTACTGCACGGTGGAGGTTGACCTCAAGGGGGTGTTCCTCAGGTACTGCATGACGGATCCCAAAGGCCGACCGATTGCGCAGACCGTCTCTGAGATGGAGCAGAAATGTTGCAGCTTGCAGCACTGGATTCATCAGTGGACACATGGCAACTTACTGATCACTCGCATGGAAG GTGTTGAAAATCAGATTACAAATGTTCGAGTCGTAACCAAGACTAAAGG ATACCAGGGCCTGACAGACGGCAGCTCCCCGGACGTCTTCGAGCATTTCCTGACTGTCCACCAGTGCAACTACTACTGTGGACTTCTCGGCCTGCGCCCACTCAAGACGGCGGACAGCCTGCAGCAGTCCGCCAAGACCAAGAGCTCCAGGAGTCCCTTGCTGAACCGCAAGTTGACTCCCGGCTCCGGCAGCCCGCAGCTGCAGCGTAAAGGACTCAGCCCTCAGACGGCCCGAAAGGCTAACTCCAGCCCGAAGGTGCCGAGGAAGATGGAAGGGAGCGAAGTCAAAATTGTCGAAACCACTGATGTGCTTGAAATGAGGTAG